CTTGGTGAGCGCGCGCGACGCCTCGACGAGCTCGGCCCACGAGGTCGGGGGAGTGTCCGGGTCGAGCCCGGCCGCCTCGAAGAGGTCGGTGCGGTAGAACAGCACCGTCGACGGCTCCACGAGCAGCGGGTAGGCGTAGTAGCCGCCCTCCGAGGTGACGAAGTCCTGCACGTTCGGCTGGATGTCGTCGAACGCCTCGGCGTCCATGAGCTCACCGAGCTCGGCGAAGTGGCCGTTCGCGACGCCCGGCTTGATGTTGCCGTAGCTCGTCGTGCGTACGTCGGGTTGCTTTCCCGCGGCTTGCGCGGCCTTGAGCTTCTGGTCCCACGTGTCGGCGGGCACGACCTGGAGCTTGACGACCACGTCGTCTTGCGAGGCGTTGTACTCCTCGACCTGCTCCTTGAACCAGGCCTGCTGGTAGTCCTCGAACTTCTGCTGCCAGAAGGTGACGACGGACTTGCCGTCCTCCGTCGCCGGCGCGCTGTTCGCACCGCACCCGGTGAGGGCGAGTACAGCGGCGGTGAGCACGGCGGCCGGTGCTGCCCAGCGCTTTCGACTCTTGTGCATGTGTTCCTCCTTGAACGGAGACCCTGTCGGGCCTCGTGGGTGACCTAGCCGGCTGTGGCGAGGTCGAGCTTGTACCAGAAGACGTTGTAGGGGCCCCACTGCGAGAGCGTGAAGTACATCGTGCGGCCGTCGTCGGAGATGAACCGGGGGGAGAGGAAGGGCGCGTAGAGTCCGGGCAGCTCCGATTGCGTGATGAGCGTCGTGGGTTCGCTCCATGGGCCCCATGGGGTGATGCCCTCGTAGAGCGCGGCGTCGGAGTTGTCGATCATCGTCGTCATCACCCACCGCTCGAGGCCCGGGTTCCACTGCACCGACAGCTCGCCGGTGGCGCGGTCGATGACGGTGGCGGCGTCTTCCGCGGCATCCGACCAGAAAGGTCGACCTGCGGCGTCGGTGCCCGAGAAGTACCGGTAGGCGCTCGCCGTCTCGACCTCGCGCTCGGCCACCTTCATGAGTTGCACGCTGCCGAGCCGCCCGGCTGGGATGCCCCAGAAGTAGAGATCGTCACCGACGTGCGCGACGCTCACCTGCTGGAATCCTCCGCCACCGGGCCACACCATGTCGTCGAGCGACCGCCAGGTCGTGCCGTCGTCGTCGGAGCGCGCGAGCCCAGCGTGATTCGTCTCCCACTCGCCGGGCTCACCCCAGCGGCGCACCGACATCGAGTGCAGGTAGAGGTCGCCGTTCGCCTCGAAGCCATACGTCGGGATGACGGTCATCTCGTCGCCGTCGACCTTCTTCGACGGCAACGCCTCGGTCGCCCAGCCGAGGTCGTCGGTGACGAACCCGTCGAGCGAGATGCCGTCGCTCGGATCGTCGTCGGTCGAGTGGGCCAGCACGTTCGAACGCCAGATTCCGCCGGTGCCGCCGAAGGCATCGCCGGGTCGTTCGCCGAACGTGTCGCCGAAGACGAACCAGGTGCGGCCGTCGGCCTCGAACATCGATCCGAGGTCGGTGCCGGCGACCATGGCGCTCCCCGTGTCGTTCGCGGAGTCGGGGCCGGTGAGCTGGCTGATCCGCTCGACGCCGGCGACGCCAGTGATCACGAACTCGGCATCCGCCGCGCCGCCCGTCATCGCTCCGACATCGTTCGCGCAGGCGACGAGGAATGCGGCGCTCGCCATGAGCACCGCTGTCGCAACCATCCGCTTTCGCACATCAGGCACGTGCTCCCTCTCGTCGGCGAGTGAATAGCGACCAGTAAAGGGCATGAAATCGATTTCGTCAAGCGTGTGGGCAATTGTGTGCCGAGACCGTTGCTTTGGCGGCTGGAGAGCACGAAACCGATTACGCGTTCCCAGCGCCCGCGTCATCCGTGGCACAAATCGTGCGCCGAGCGAGAGCGTGGCGCAGGAAGGCTGCGGCCGGCGATCGAACGTCGCGTGCGCCCGGGCGATAGGCTCGATGTCAGAAGTGACCGAGCGCAATGAAGCGCAACGAGAGGCAATGGAGCCCTGTGTCGACACCGACCGCACACCCGTCCACCCCGGAGAACGTCGAGGCCATGGAGGCGAGCATGCACCTTCCCGATCGAGACGTGCCGACGCGAACCGAGACCGATTCGCTCGGGAGCGTCGAGGTGCCGGCCGATGCCTACTGGGGCGTGCACACGATGCGCGCCCTCGAGAACTTCCCGATCACGAAGCGGCCGATCTCCGTCTATCCCGAGCTCGTCGTCGCGCTCGCGTCGGTGAAGCAGGCAGCCGCCCGCGCGAACCGCGAGGTCGGCGTGCTCACCGCGCAGAAGGCCGCCTGGATCGACGAGGCGTGCCAGCGCATCATCGACGGCGAGCACCACGACCAGTTCGTGGTCGGGGTGATCCAGGGCGGCGCCGGCACGTCGACCAACATGAACGCGAACGAGGTCATCGTGAACCTCGCCCTCGAGATCGCGGGATACCCGAAGGGTCGCTACGACATCCTGCACCCCATCGACGACGTGAACCGCAGCCAGTCCACGAACGACACGTACCCCACGGCGGTCAAGCTGGCCATGACCTTCTCGCTCACGACGATGCTCACGGAACTCGACAAGCTGCGGATCGCATTCGGGCGCAAGGGCCGCGAGTTCCACGAGATCTTGAAGGTCGGCCGCACGCAGCTGCAGGATGCGGTGCCGATGACGCTCGGCCAGGAGTTCCATGGGTTCGCGACGACGCTCGGCGAGGACATCGAGCGTCTCCGCGAGACGATCAAGCTGCTGCTGGAGGTGAACCTCGGCGCGACCGCCATCGGCACCGGCATCACCGCCGACCCGGGCTATGCCGAAGCGGTCGTTCGCCATCTCCGCGCGATCACCGGGCTCCACCTCGAGCCCGCGCCCGACCTCATCGAGGCGACCAGTGACACCGGCGTGTTCATGACGTTCTCGAGCGCGCTCAAGCGCAGTGCGATCAAGCTCTCGAAGATCTGCAACGATCTGCGACTGCTCTCGTCGGGCCCGCAGGCAGGCTTCGGCGAGATCAACCTTCCTCCGAAGCAGGCGGGGTCGAGCATCATGCCGGGAAAGGTGAACCCGGTCATCCCCGAGGCGGTCAGCCAGGTCGCCTACGCCGTCGCGGGGGCGGATGTCACGGTCACCATGGCGGCCGAGAGCGGCCAGCTGCAGCTCAATGCGTTCGAGCCTGTCATCGCGCACTCCCTGCTGCAGTCGATCACCTGGATGCGCCAGGCCTGCTGGACGCTTCGCGTCAATTGCGTCGACGGCATCACGGCGAACGTCGAGCGCCTCGACGCGATGGTGGCCTCGAGCGTGGGCGTCATCACCGCACTCATCCCGTTCATCGGCTACTCGGCAGCGTCGTCGATCGCCAAAGAGGCGCTGCGATCGGGCCGGCCGGTCGCCGATCTCGTCGTCGAATCCGGACTCATGACTCGGCCCGACGTCGAACGGCAGCTCGCGCCGTCGCGGCTCTCGGGCATGCACACGATCACGCAGGCGATCCCCGTGGTGGACGTGCAGGGCGAGCCGTCGGAGTAGCCGACCGGCGGGTGGTGGCATCGCGCGCCACCCGCCCGGCTACACCACGCGGCAGTGGGTGGTCAGTGAACCGATGCCGCCGATGGAGACGGTGACCGTCGCGCCGTCGTGGAGGAAGACCTGCGGGTTGCGCGAATAGCCGGCGCCGCCGGGGCTGCCCGTGGAGATGAGCGTGCCGGGCGGAATGGTCGCCGACCGCGAGAGGTAAGCGATGATGTCGGCGACGCTGCGCACCATCTCGCTCGTCGAGGCGTCTTGCAGCATCCGGCCGTCGACGTTCGTGGTGAGCCAGAGGTCTTGCGGGTCGGCGATCTCGTCGGCGGTCACGACGACGGGCCCCGTCGGCGTGAACCCGTCGAACGACTTGCACCGCGACCATTGCGCCTCGCTGAACTGCAGGTCGCGAGCCGTGATGTCGTTCACGACGGTGTAGCCCCACACGTAGTCGAGGGCGTCGTGCACGTGGACGTTGCGGGCCGGCCTGCCCATGATGACGCCGAGCTCCGCCTCGTAGTCGACCTGGGTCGTGAGGTCTTCGGGCCAGGAGGTGGTGGCGCCGTGGCCGCTGAGCGAGTTCGGCCAGAGCGAGAAGATCGTCATGGCGGTTTCGGAGCGGAGCTTCAGTTCCGAGGCATGCGCCGCGTAGTTCGCTCCGATCGCGACGACCTGCGCGGGCCGAAGCACCGCCGACGAGTGACGCAGGTCGGCGACGGGCACGAGGCCGGCTTCGGCGTCGGCGGCCAGTGCGATGTCGACGACCTCGCGTACCTCGGCGAGGCCATCGTGGCCGCGTTCGATGAGGTCTTGGAGGTCGCGCGGCGGCGTGCTCATGACCTCATCGAGGAAGAGTGCCGCGTCGTTCACCACCACCGCGAGCCGAGGGGTCGTCTGG
The Agromyces albus DNA segment above includes these coding regions:
- a CDS encoding DUF4185 domain-containing protein, giving the protein MPDVRKRMVATAVLMASAAFLVACANDVGAMTGGAADAEFVITGVAGVERISQLTGPDSANDTGSAMVAGTDLGSMFEADGRTWFVFGDTFGERPGDAFGGTGGIWRSNVLAHSTDDDPSDGISLDGFVTDDLGWATEALPSKKVDGDEMTVIPTYGFEANGDLYLHSMSVRRWGEPGEWETNHAGLARSDDDGTTWRSLDDMVWPGGGGFQQVSVAHVGDDLYFWGIPAGRLGSVQLMKVAEREVETASAYRYFSGTDAAGRPFWSDAAEDAATVIDRATGELSVQWNPGLERWVMTTMIDNSDAALYEGITPWGPWSEPTTLITQSELPGLYAPFLSPRFISDDGRTMYFTLSQWGPYNVFWYKLDLATAG
- a CDS encoding aspartate ammonia-lyase, whose translation is MHLPDRDVPTRTETDSLGSVEVPADAYWGVHTMRALENFPITKRPISVYPELVVALASVKQAAARANREVGVLTAQKAAWIDEACQRIIDGEHHDQFVVGVIQGGAGTSTNMNANEVIVNLALEIAGYPKGRYDILHPIDDVNRSQSTNDTYPTAVKLAMTFSLTTMLTELDKLRIAFGRKGREFHEILKVGRTQLQDAVPMTLGQEFHGFATTLGEDIERLRETIKLLLEVNLGATAIGTGITADPGYAEAVVRHLRAITGLHLEPAPDLIEATSDTGVFMTFSSALKRSAIKLSKICNDLRLLSSGPQAGFGEINLPPKQAGSSIMPGKVNPVIPEAVSQVAYAVAGADVTVTMAAESGQLQLNAFEPVIAHSLLQSITWMRQACWTLRVNCVDGITANVERLDAMVASSVGVITALIPFIGYSAASSIAKEALRSGRPVADLVVESGLMTRPDVERQLAPSRLSGMHTITQAIPVVDVQGEPSE
- a CDS encoding fumarylacetoacetate hydrolase family protein, with the translated sequence MRFAHLRVEGQTTPRLAVVVNDAALFLDEVMSTPPRDLQDLIERGHDGLAEVREVVDIALAADAEAGLVPVADLRHSSAVLRPAQVVAIGANYAAHASELKLRSETAMTIFSLWPNSLSGHGATTSWPEDLTTQVDYEAELGVIMGRPARNVHVHDALDYVWGYTVVNDITARDLQFSEAQWSRCKSFDGFTPTGPVVVTADEIADPQDLWLTTNVDGRMLQDASTSEMVRSVADIIAYLSRSATIPPGTLISTGSPGGAGYSRNPQVFLHDGATVTVSIGGIGSLTTHCRVV